A stretch of Lactuca sativa cultivar Salinas chromosome 6, Lsat_Salinas_v11, whole genome shotgun sequence DNA encodes these proteins:
- the LOC111877480 gene encoding serine/threonine-protein kinase UCN has product MATTSSPELHLNNLRAIKVLGNGAMGTVFLAHNLLTDPSAHCPFALKVVEKCSPEAKQDADRRARWEVSVLELLNRKPHPFLPSLIGSFETEDILAWAIPFCSGGDLNVLRHRQIDRVFSPAVIRFYLAEIVCALQHLHSMGIVYRDLKPENILIQHSGHVTLTDFDLSRVLAPKSLKSLILSSEVPEIQPEVNKHHRKLPSFFPVMGREKTNEKTNVKLKKAKSARVSPMTRRNGSFSNGERSNSFVGTEEYVAPEVVRGDGHEFAVDWWALGILSYEMLYGTTPFRGNNRKDTFGRILMMPPKFTGKPTPLTDLITKLLSKEPTRRIGYTRGACEIQEHPFFGGLRWDLLTEVLRPPFLPSRDESDLTCNPDGINITEYFQKLRQLPSPLESPSRDDCGYNVSLTEF; this is encoded by the coding sequence ATGGCAACGACATCATCACCGGAGCTACACCTTAACAATCTCCGAGCCATTAAAGTTTTAGGCAACGGAGCCATGGGTACTGTCTTTCTTGCTCATAATCTCCTCACTGATCCATCTGCCCACTGCCCCTTCGCTCTCAAAGTCGTCGAGAAATGTTCTCCGGAAGCTAAACAGGACGCCGACCGCCGTGCCCGATGGGAAGTCTCCGTTCTCGAACTTCTGAATCGGAAACCCCACCCGTTTCTCCCGTCGTTAATCGGATCTTTCGAGACAGAAGATATCCTCGCTTGGGCTATCCCCTTTTGCTCCGGAGGTGACCTTAACGTCCTTCGCCACCGTCAGATAGACCGGGTTTTTTCTCCGGCGGTCATCCGGTTTTACCTTGCGGAAATCGTCTGCGCGTTACAGCACCTTCATAGCATGGGCATCGTGTATCGTgatttgaaacctgaaaacatcTTGATTCAACATTCGGGTCACGTGACTCTCACGGACTTCGACCTATCACGTGTCCTCGCGCCGAAATCGTTAAAATCCTTAATTCTATCGTCCGAAGTGCCGGAAATCCAACCGGAAGTAAATAAACACCACCGGAAGCTACCAAGTTTTTTCCCGGTGATGGGTCGTGAGAAGACGAATGAGAAGACAAATGTGAAGTTGAAGAAAGCGAAGAGCGCACGTGTGTCTCCGATGACACGTAGAAATGGGAGTTTTTCCAACGGCGAAAGGTCGAATTCGTTCGTCGGAACGGAGGAGTACGTCGCACCGGAGGTTGTGCGCGGCGACGGCCATGAGTTCGCCGTTGATTGGTGGGCATTGGGGATCCTCTCGTACGAAATGTTGTACGGAACAACTCCATTCCGTGGGAACAACCGGAAAGATACGTTTGGGAGAATTCTAATGATGCCACCGAAGTTCACCGGAAAACCAACGCCGTTGACGGATTTAATCACGAAGTTACTATCGAAAGAACCCACGCGCCGAATAGGGTACACAAGAGGCGCGTGTGAGATCCAAGAACATCCTTTTTTCGGCGGATTAAGGTGGGATTTACTAACGGAAGTGTTACGTCCTCCGTTTCTTCCGTCTAGAGACGAGTCTGACTTAACGTGTAATCCAGATGGTATCAACATCACAGAGTATTTCCAGAAGCTTAGACAACTTCCGTCACCGTTAGAATCTCCGTCAAGAGATGACTGTGGATATAACGTCTCTTTGACGGAGTTTTAG